One window of the Betta splendens chromosome 21, fBetSpl5.4, whole genome shotgun sequence genome contains the following:
- the LOC114846936 gene encoding olfactory receptor 6N2-like produces the protein MEENLNVTYLTLDGHVEVSKYRYLYFMTFLLVYVLILCSNCTVVYLIWKKTDLHEPMYVFIAALLLNSVLLSTNIYPKLLLDFLSDTQVISHQACLLQYSLIYLLGSSEFLLLAAMAYDRYVSICKPLHYQSIMRRTTVCVFLAAAWLLPACQQAGLSILSAQQKLCSFTLKFIFCNNSIYKLFCVTSRAITVFGVFIMSNTVVGPVIFIVFTYTRILLICYHSSADVRRKAAHTCLPHLLVLSNYFCLFMYEVITVRLDYDFPKAARLIMSLQVVLYNPLFNPFIYGLKMKEIRKHLKMFLCLDVTKHS, from the coding sequence ATGGAGGAAAACTTGAATGTAACATATTTAACTCTAGATGGTCATGTGGAAGTTTCTAAGTACAGGTACCTCTACTTCATGACTTTCTTGTTGGTGTACGTCCTGATTCTGTGCagtaactgtactgtagtttacctGATCTGGAAAAAAACAGACCTCCATGAGCCCATGTACGTCTTCATAGCTGCTCTGTTACTCAACTCTGTTCTTCTCAGTACCAACATCTAcccaaagctgctgctggactttctgtcagacacacaggtcATCTCTCATCAGGCCTGTCTGCTCCAGTATTCTCTGATCTACTTGTTGGGTAGCTcagagttcctgctgctggcggcCATGGCCTACGACAGATATGTGTCCATCTGCAAACCTCTGCACTATCAGTCCATCATGAGGAGGACGaccgtctgtgtgtttctggctGCAGCTTGGCTCTTGCCTGCCTGTCAACAGGCTGGATTATCCATTCTAAGCGCTCAGCAGAAGCTGTGCAGCTTCACTCTGAAATTCATTTTCTGTAATAACTCAATCTACAAACTGTTCTGTGTAACATCTAGAGCCATAACTGTGTTTGGTGTGTTCATAATGTCAAACACAGTTGTTGGCCCTGTGATCTTCATCGTGTTCACCTACACCAGGATCCTTCTCATTTGTTACCACAGCAGTGCAGACGTGAGGAGGAAAGCTGCTCACACCTGTTTACCTCACCTGCTGGTTCTCAGCAACTACTTCTGCCTGTTCATGTATGAAGTTATCACGGTTCGTCTGGATTACGATTTTCCAAAAGCTGCTCGTTTAATCATGAGTTTACAGGTGGTTCTGTATAATCCTCTGTTCAATCCATTTATCTACGGACTGAAAATGAAGGAGATTCGCAAACATCTGAAGATGTTCTTATGTCTAGATGTAACAAAGCATAGTTAA
- the LOC114847293 gene encoding olfactory receptor 2M5-like, with protein MDQEFNVTYLTLDGHMELHRFRYLYFTVVLTVYVLILCSNCTVVYLIWKQPTLHEPMYVFIAALLLNSVLLSTNIYPKLLLDFLSDTQVISFSACLFQFAALYSLIDSEFLLLAAMAYDRYVSICKPLHYQSIMTRRTISIFLTLAWLLPAAEFVAMAAVRAKQRLCGFTLQVIFCNNSIYKLFCETSAAVSFYGIFILLNMVACPVLFILFTYARILLICYHSCGEVRRKAAHTCLPHLLVLGNMFFLVTFDVITVRLEANIPKMARLILTLQLILYNPLFNPIMYGLKMKEISKHLKKLFAARTR; from the coding sequence ATGGACCAGGAATTTAATGTGACATATTTAACTCTTGACGGACACATGGAGCTTCACAGGTTCAGGTACCTCTACTTTACGGTGGTTCTCACAGTGTACGTCCTGATTTTGTGCagtaactgtactgtagtttacctGATCTGGAAACAGCCAACCCTCCATGAGCCCATGTACGTGTTCATCGCTGCTCTGTTACTCAACTCTGTTCTTCTCAGCACCAACATCTACCCAAAGCTGCTTCTGGActttctgtcagacacacaggtcATTTCATTCTCAGCCTGCCTCTTTCAGTTTGCAGCTTTATATTCGTTGATCGACTcagagttcctgctgctggcggcCATGGCCTACGACAGATACGTGTCCATCTGCAAACCTCTGCACTATCAGTCTATTATGACCAGAAGGACAATCAGTATCTTCTTGACTCTAGCTTGGCTCCTGCCGGCGGCTGAATTTGTGGCCATGGCAGCAGTCAGAGCCAAGCAGAGGCTCTGTGGCTTCACTCTGCAGGTGATTTTCTGTAACAACTCCATCTACAAACTGTTCTGTGAGACTTCAGCAGCAGTTTCTTTTTATGGTATCTTCATATTGCTAAACATGGTAGCTTGTCCTGTGCTCTTCATCCTGTTCACCTACGCTAGGATCCTTCTCATTTGTTACCACAGCTGTGGAGAGGTCAGGAGAAAAGCTGCTCACACCTGTTTACCTCACCTGCTGGTCTTAGGCAACATGTTTTTCTTGGTAACGTTTGATGTCATTACAGTTCGACTGGAAGCTAATATTCCAAAAATGGCTCGTTTAATTCTGACATTACAGTTAATTTTATATAACCCTCTGTTTAATCCAATAATGTACGGACTAAAGATGAAGGAAATCTCAAAACACCTGAAGAAGCTGTTTGCTGCTAGAACCAGGTAA
- the LOC114846938 gene encoding olfactory receptor 5H6-like has product MEQGLNVTYLALDGHVGVHEFRYLYFVLVLIVYVLILCSNCTVVYLIWKQPDLHEPMYVFIAALLLNSVLLSTNIYPKLLLDFLSDTQIISFSACLFQFVTLYSLVDSEFLLLAAMAYDRYVSICRPLHYQSIMRRNVVGILLALSWLLPACQFAGLAAMRVNQKLCRFSLKVIFCNNSMYKLFCETSAAVSFYGVFVLINLSLCPVIFIVFTYTRILLICYRSSADVRRKAAHTCLPHLLVLSNYFFLITFDVITVRLEADIPHIPRLIMTLQFVVYNPLFNPVIYGLKMKEISKHLKKLLFQRNIADTQ; this is encoded by the coding sequence ATGGAGCAGGGACTGAATGTGACGTATTTAGCTCTGGATGGACATGTGGGGGTTCATGAGTTCAGGTACCTTTACTTTGTTCTTGTTCTGATTGTGTATGTCCTGATTCTCTGCAGTAattgtactgtagtttacctCATCTGGAAACAGCCAGACCTCCATGAGCCCATGTACGTGTTCATCGCTGCTCTGTTACTCAACTCTGTTCTTCTCAGCACCAACATCTAcccaaagctgctgctggactttctgtcagacacacagatcATTTCATTCTCAGCCTGCCTCTTTCAGTTTGTTACTCTATATTCGCTGGTGGACTcagagttcctgctgctggcggcCATGGCCTACGACAGATACGTGTCCATCTGTCGGCCCTTGCATTACCAGTCCATCATGAGAAGGAATGTGGTGGGCATCCTCCTAGCTTTATCGtggctccttcctgcctgtcaATTTGCTGGATTAGCAGCTATGAGGGTCAATCAGAAGCTCTGCAGATTCTCTCTGAAAGTCATCTTCTGTAACAACTCCATGTACAAACTGTTCTGTGAGacttcagctgctgtttccttttACGGCGTGTTTGTCTTGATCAATCTCAGTTTGTGTCCTGTGATCTTCATCGTGTTCACCTACACCAGGATCCTTCTCATTTGTTACCGCAGCAGTGCAGACGTGAGGAGGAAAGCTGCTCACACCTGTTTACCTCACCTGCTGGTTCTCAGCAACTACTTTTTTCTCATAACATTTGATGTCATTACAGTTCGACTGGAAGCTGATATTCCACATATTCCACGTTTAATCATGACGCTGCAGTTTGTTGTGTACAATCCTCTGTTTAATCCTGTTATCTACGGACTTAAAATGAAGGAGATTTCTAAGCACCTGAAGAAGTTGTTGTTTCAACGTAACATTGCAgacacacaatga
- the LOC114847284 gene encoding olfactory receptor 11G2-like, translated as MEGELNVSYFILDRHVEHHRFRYLYFTVVLTVYVLILCSNCTVVYLICKQPDLHEPMCVFIAALLLNSVVFSTNIYPKLLLDFLSDTQVISHKACLLRFFLFYTSGNSEFLLLAAMAYDRYVSICRPLHYPSIMRRSTVSVLVASTWFVPACQVVATTATISSQSLCSFRLRGIFCNSSVYSLLCVTSRVSVFGVFTLLNSVVLSVIFIVFTYTRILLICYCSSADVRRKAAHTCLPHLLVLINLFFLVTYDVVTVRVNPDLPKTAFLIMTLELVSYNPLSNPLIYGLKMKEIQKNLKKLFCAHENS; from the coding sequence ATGGAGGGAGAACTAAACGTTTCTTATTTCATTCTTGACAGACACGTGGAGCATCACAGGTTCAGGTACCTCTACTTCACGGTGGTTCTCACAGTGTACGTCCTGATTCTGTGCagtaactgtactgtagtttacctGATCTGCAAACAGCCAGACCTCCATGAGCCCATGTGCGTGTTCATCGCTGCTCTGTTACTCAACTCTGTTGTTTTCAGCACCAACATCTACCCAAAGCTGTTGCTGGActttctgtcagacacacaggtcATCTCTCACAAGGCCTGTCTGCTCcggtttttccttttttacacTTCCGGTAACTcagagttcctgctgctggcggcCATGGCCTATGACAGATACGTGTCCATCTGTCGGCCGCTGCACTACCCCAGCATCATGAGGAGAAGCACTGTTAGCGTGTTGGTGGCTTCAACCTGGTTCGTACCTGCCTGTCAGGTTGTGGCAACAACAGCAACGATTTCCAGTCAGAGCTTgtgcagcttcaggctcagAGGAATCTTCTGTAACAGCTCGGTTTACTCACTTCTCTGTGTGACATCACGAGTATCTGTTTTTGGTGTGTTCACTTTGTTGAACTCTGTTGTTCTCTCTGTGATCTTCATCGTGTTCACCTACACTAGGATCCTTCTCATTTGTTATTGCAGCAGTGCAGATGTGAGAAGGAAAGCTGCTCACACCTGTTTACCTCACCTGCTGGTTCTCATCAACCTCTTTTTTTTGGTAACATATGACGTTGTCACAGTTCGAGTGAATCCAGACCTTCCTAAAACAGCTTTTTTAATCATGACTCTGGAATTGGTTTCGTATAATCCTCTTTCTAATCCACTTATCTACGGATTAAAAATGAAAGAGATTCAAAAAAACCTGAAGAAGTTATTCTGTGCAcatgaaaacagctga